The Candidatus Cloacimonadota bacterium sequence GTTCTAACTTTCATTTTCGGGGGAGTAAACGGTTTATTTTCAGCATCGATCATGTTACCTGTTTTTCATATTTTTGCCGGAGGTTTGATCCTCGGAGCATTTTTTATGGCAACTGATCTGGTTACTTCTCCGGTCACGAAAAAAGGGAGAATTTATTTCGGGATCGGTTGCGGAATCCTAACGGTTGTCATTCGTCTGGTTGGAGGATATCCGGAAGGTGTTTCCTATTCAATCCTGTTGATGAACCTGGCTGTTCCCTTACTCGATAAATACACGATTCCTAAACCGTTTGGGGAGGTAAAGAAATGAAATATTTTTTGAAACTCGGTTTTGTGCTTTTCGTGATAACTGCTATTGCCAGCGGAATTCTTGCTTATGTCAACAGTATCACAAGTCCGATCATCGAAGACAATCAGAAAAAGGTGCAGGAAGAGGCAAGGAAGGAAGTATTGCCGGCAGCAACAAAATTTATACCGGATTCTGTGGTTGTTGAAAAAGTCGAGGTAAAGGATCCGTTAAAAAAAGTTTCATCCGATACAAATAATCTTTTTCGTTATTTTAGATGCTTTGATGAGAATGATGATTTAGTCGGATATACTTTTGAAGCATCTTTATACGGTTACAGCAGTGAAGTTAAAACAATGGTTGGAGTCAGCCCGAATTTCACAGTCGAGAAGATCAAAACTATCAGTCAATCGGAAACTCCCGGACTTGGTGCTAACTGTATGAAAGAGGATGTTCAAAAAAGATTTTTTAATAAAAAGAAAGACGAAATGGTTGTGGATAAAGACGGTGGAACAATTAAAAGTATTACCGGAGCAACCATTACGACCAGAACTATTGCAAATTCCATTAAAAACAGTTTGGAAATTCTGGAGAAAAATATTTCGGAAATTCCTGCTGAAGTTCCTGAAAAAGATACCAGAGAGGAGATTGCGAAATGAGTTTGATCAAAGAATTCACCAAGGGTTTTATCAAAGAAAATCCGGTTTTTGTCATGGCTCTTGGACTCTGTCCCACTCTTGCTGTTACAACTTCTGTCGAAAATGCGATCGGCATGGGATTAGCAGCAACTTTTGTGCTGGTTTTTTCCAATATTTTCATATCATTGATCAAAAATTTTATCCCACCCAAAATCAGGATTCCCTGTTATATCGTGATCATCGCTTCTTTCGTTACCATCGTCGATATGGTCATGCACGCTTATGTTCCTGCCCTTCACAAAAACCTGGGATTGTTCATTCCCCTGATCGTGGTGAACTGCATCATCCTGGGAAGAGCAGAAGCGTTTGCTGGGAAAAATAAACTTATTCCCTCGATTTTTGATGGATTCGGTATGGGTTTCGGTTTTACTTTAGCATTGATCGTTATTGGCGGAATTCGGGAGATTCTTGGAGTCGGACAGTTTTTAGGATTTAATATTCTCCCGAAATGTTATATTGAATGTCCTATGCTGATTGCGATATTAGCTCCCGGAGCCTTTATCGTGATGGGACTGCTGATGGGTTTGATGAATTTAAAGAAGAAGAAATAGCCACAGACTAACACAGACTTTCACTGACAAATTCTTAAAAAATCTGTGTTAAGTCAGTGCAAGTCAGTGGCAAGAATAGGAGTTTTTTAAATGGAATTTATTGGAAAAATATTCGCTTTGGCAATTGCAGCCATATTCGTTCAGAATTTTGTCCTGATGAGATTTTTAGGACTTTGTCCATATATCGGAGTTTCCAAAAAACTGGATTCAGCAGTTGGGATGGGAATGGCAGTTATCTTTGTCATGACTATGGCTTCGACTTTTACATGGTTAATACAGACTTATTTGCTAATTCCTTTAAAAATCGAATTTTTACAGACTATTGCCTTCATTCTAACCATTGCTTCATTGGTTCAACTCGTCGAAATGGTGATCCAGAAAACGGCTCCTGCATTATATAAAGCTCTCGGTGTATTTTTACCATTGATCACCACAAACTGTGCTGTTCTGGGAGTAGCGATCTTGAATATTAATGAGAATTTAAATTTTCTAGGAGCAATCCTGAATGGTCTATTTGCCGGCTTAGGTTTCACTCTGGTGCTCGTTTTAATGGCTGGGATCAGAGAAAGACTCGACAAAGCAGAAATTCCGGTTAGTATGAAAGGAATGCCGATAGCGATGGTTATGGCAGGATTGATGGCTTTAGCATTTCTGGGATTTGCCGGTTTGAAATTTTAGTAACCCCATCGTCCCGATGGGAAAAATAATAAGCTGTTCACGGTGTTATAACAAAAACATTTAAGCAGTAACTTTCCGAATCTTATTTGAAAGAATTTCTTTGCTGGAAGCTTCGGAAATAAGCAGGAGATTTT is a genomic window containing:
- a CDS encoding RnfABCDGE type electron transport complex subunit G — translated: MKYFLKLGFVLFVITAIASGILAYVNSITSPIIEDNQKKVQEEARKEVLPAATKFIPDSVVVEKVEVKDPLKKVSSDTNNLFRYFRCFDENDDLVGYTFEASLYGYSSEVKTMVGVSPNFTVEKIKTISQSETPGLGANCMKEDVQKRFFNKKKDEMVVDKDGGTIKSITGATITTRTIANSIKNSLEILEKNISEIPAEVPEKDTREEIAK
- a CDS encoding electron transport complex subunit E; this encodes MSLIKEFTKGFIKENPVFVMALGLCPTLAVTTSVENAIGMGLAATFVLVFSNIFISLIKNFIPPKIRIPCYIVIIASFVTIVDMVMHAYVPALHKNLGLFIPLIVVNCIILGRAEAFAGKNKLIPSIFDGFGMGFGFTLALIVIGGIREILGVGQFLGFNILPKCYIECPMLIAILAPGAFIVMGLLMGLMNLKKKK
- the rsxA gene encoding electron transport complex subunit RsxA, which gives rise to MEFIGKIFALAIAAIFVQNFVLMRFLGLCPYIGVSKKLDSAVGMGMAVIFVMTMASTFTWLIQTYLLIPLKIEFLQTIAFILTIASLVQLVEMVIQKTAPALYKALGVFLPLITTNCAVLGVAILNINENLNFLGAILNGLFAGLGFTLVLVLMAGIRERLDKAEIPVSMKGMPIAMVMAGLMALAFLGFAGLKF